Genomic window (Nymphaea colorata isolate Beijing-Zhang1983 chromosome 1, ASM883128v2, whole genome shotgun sequence):
TTTGTTGCATGCCCTTTTGGTTTTCAAGAATGGAGAGATTTGTTGTGGCTGGGAAGATTTATAGGGGAAGGAATTAAGGAGTTTTGATCATGATGCGATACCGAGTGAGATCGGCGGCCATTAATAGATCGAGCAAGGTTGGGTTGGTTATTGTCGTCGATCCACAGCTCAGATGCCAAGCCAGAAAGGCTGTGTTTGAAATTGCTACTTTGGGGCAATCCTGCTGACCATTTTCGATCTGCCAATTGCCATTTTCTTGCTCACATTAAGGAATGTGGTGCTGATCAAATTCCTTTGCTGCatgatgtttctttctttcttttggaaaaaagaagagtTCTAAGTTATGTTTAACGCTCCCCACCCTCTCTAGATCTCTCACGTAAACTCGGTGACAACTTgccaccattttttttatttttaacactctgatttaataaataatgttatatatatatatatatatatatatatatcactgtCTAGGTTTGGACAGATATACATTAGGAGGGTCCCAGTCATGAGCCAAGTTTCCATCTTCgtaattttgaatttaattacTTACCAGGCATGAGGCATCTCCACAAGCAACGTGCTTGATGCCATTGCATACGCATGCACAACGCTCTTTTCTGATCTTAGAATCCACTTAATGAATGAGGGCATTTCGACATTTCCACTTAACGTAATTGGAAAAGCCATTCTCCAATTTCTTATCCATTTCGGAAGAAAGTTAAATCTCCAAGTCCTCCAATCTAAGAAGCACGAATGGATCCTCTGAGAGAGATTATAATGTCAGACTTCTTCTTCCCTTAATGACAGTCCACCGTTAGATGGGTCACAGACTCAGGAGATTTCTCACATAATCAGCACGTGTTAGCCAAAGAAATGCCAATGTGAATGAGCCTGTCCGTCTTCCTTATAGGCCAGCATGAGCGTTCATTTGGCTCTAGGAATAGCATCGCTGTGCTCTATGCATCTTCTTAGAGTCTCTGCTCTCCTTGttatctctctcatttttttgtgGATGCCGtggttgtgtttttttttcagttctaATTCACTTTTTCGAGAGCTTTTAGGCAATAGTGCATAAGTTGTGGTCATGGGTTTTCTTTAATCATGAGATTCGATTCGTGCCATATTTGCTTaattttggttgttttcttttgtttagtcACTGTGGATTGCTGTTTTAATTAGATTTTTTGGAGTGCTTGTCATTGTTCGTAATTTGGTTATAAGGATATGACGTATAGAGTATGTTTGAAGCATACATTagtatttggttttgaattggATGCAGGTATGTCTTTATATACTCAAGTAGAATGTAACTCCTTTTGCTGTTTATTTTCCAGTTTGTAATGGTAATATCTTTCATTTTTGATGCAAgaaatcttttctttctcatcaaaCGGTGCTGTGGTTTTTCAGGAACTTTAACTTTGGGTCATTAAATACAGGTAGCAAATCCAGGGCTGCAAATTTAGTTCCTGCCAATTCAGTTCGGGAATAAAAGTTTCTGGAATTTCACTTCGAGAAACTTAGTTTTTTGCTTATTGTACTGATTGCTGTTGGTTTTCCTCTGGTTTTGAAGAATCTGATTTGTGCTGCCAATTGGGTGTGGGTCACTTTTCTAAGACCTGGAAAGAACCTTAATTCGTGGGCAGTGGTCACCGGCTGCAGTTACTGATGGTATAGGCAAGGCCTTCACGTTCCAGCTTAAAAGGGAAGCCTCAACGTGGTGTTTGTCGGCCGGAACCCGGCGGGAAAAGCTCGAGGAGGTTTCCGGCGACCTTGACAAAGGCATCAGGTTGGTGAAGGAGACTGATGGTTTTGGATGTTGGGATTTTGATGAACAATGCTGGTGTCTCTACCCGTGTGCCAGATTTTACCACCAGGTTGATAGTGACTTGCTGAACAATCAGATAAAGGCCACTGTGGAAGGTCACTCGGGCTCTGTTGCCGGTAGTgctaaagaaaaagagggaagcAAATGTCAATATTGGTTCTGCCGCTGCCATTGTCAACCCTTCAGATCTCCTCTACTCCAAGTATGCTGCCACAGAAGGAAGCAATTTCCAACCTCGCTTGCAGTTGGGCTTATCAATTGGGATTTTGGCCATACTTGAGTTGCTCAATAATATATATGAACTGCTTAGTTGGTCTTGTTAAGTTGTTAATATACCGACGATTGCATACTTGCAAGCACATGAATGTCTCTCAACGCTGCGATCACTGACCGATGGAAAACAACCACAAATCCGCAGATTTCTTAATTGGTAGGCCATTATCATTCTTAAGCAGCTTAGGAATCTGTTCGAAGGCAACTTTGTGTCTTAATGTTCTAGAAATGCCTAACCTTGTCGTCAAACAACGCTATATGAAGGTAAAGAGACCTCTAAGGTCCATTTGGCAGTTGAAACACTTTGTTAGTACTATTCCATGCACGTATCCCAGAAATTaagatagatttatgaaacgATTGTAAAATTAATGAATCGACCTCCAATTATTGGGTAGatacatgaaaatgttgctCTTGCCAAACAGCCACTTAAAATACACTTATACAACAGATCCTGTTCAAGAGACCTTTGAAGGGGAATGTCCTTACTGCAATATCATTAACGTTCCGTGCACCACGAAGGATTTTCATGGAGCAGTTGGAACATATTTTATTCTCACAATCTCATGAAAACAGGCTGTTCCAGGACGAGGTGCATTGGTGGTAGTGTCACAACTCACAGTCTCTGTCACAAGGACACTTGCCAGATAGTAACTATACGTTGttcaatataaattaataaatataaaataaataaataaacataaatataaatatatatgtatatataatgacaTAAGTCATAACTTACAATCAGTTCAGAgtttgtttccatttctttaatTATAGTTATTCCTTTGCAGGGGAATGATTTAAGAGTTTGAGCAAAAGAAAACATACAAATGATCCAgcagaaaatgaataaaaaaacattttctatTGCAGGTCTACCTTTGTCTATAATCTCAAAATAGATTTAATTTTTACTGAATTTCTAAGTACAAAGTTACAAACCCAACTTGACGACTTTCAAGTAAGAAGTTAAAAGGCTGTTACTTTTAACACAGAGATTTAGTAATTTTTTATGTTcgtgtttttattttgaaaggaAGTACTTATTTGGTTCTTTGGAAGTGAAGAGTTATGTCTGTAATTGCAGCGAATCTAGATAAGCATATAACCTTTATTAAAAGGCAATGAAAAAGATCTAGATGGCCGTTGGGGCTGCACCAGGAAAGTCAGAAACGTTAGGTCCATTTTCGAGTAATCTcccttgcacacacacacacagtcacACACAAAGTTTTCTACTATGCACGAGCAGGTATGAGGTGACCACGGGTATATCTATAAATCAAGCCTCATTTTTGGGTCGACAGCGTCTTTTGAAGTATTCCTCAAGCCTCTAAGAAATGGCAGCAGATAAACGGGTAAGCTTTATTTTCGGGTGCCACAATGACATATCACAGTCTTATTTTCAAGATAGAGTCAAGGGGCCTCTGAGTGTAGCAAGTAGGAAGGTGTCAGGAGCCCACAAAAACTTCACAGCTTGGTAGCGAAATCATCTTTGTCCTGTATATTCTGTGAAATTTTTAAACACTGCACCTGCCAACATACAGAATCGGCTCTAGACAGTGATAAGATTGATGGCAGTCCTTTGTCGCTCAAGTGGCAGAAGATGATGCCCAAGCACATGAAGAACagctctctttttctttcttttcacttctttttcctttcaaaattttaaccaaaCTAGGctagtttttcactttttagcAGATTCAGAGACAGTAGCAACTGTGGCTGCAAGTCCCAAACGTCGTTCAAGAATGCCTAGTTACAAATGAACTTGTGAAAAAAGGTTATAGGAACCCTTGTTGCCAACAGAGTTGGGTAGCTAATAATCTTAGTTTTCATGGTCAAGGTCCTCTTCTTTTGGATTCAATTCATCAAAGAAGAACAGAGGTACCTGCAATCCTTGATTGAAAGAACTGAGACTGCTTTCTGGTGTTCCAATGGGTTAAAgcttcttttttgggttttgctTGGGATGTCATTCTGGAAAACATGCTGATGTCTGCAGTCAATCGATAATTCCAAGAATTCAAACAGGACGGTTTCTAAGCAAATGAAATGACTGCAGCAGGTAACAGTAGTAGGTTGGTCTGCTGCTGGCTCAGAGCTCCTCATGTCATGTCATTGCGTGTCTCCTCTCCGCAGCATACTGTTGTTAATGGATTGCCATATGGGAAGCTTCCTGGTTGAGGAAGCATTCATGCATGTGCCCAAGCTCATTAATGGTACATGATGTTCGCCCGTACAATGAACACCCTCGCCTGGCCTACCTAGGCAAGGAGTTGGCATCCATTAAAGGCTCGTGAACAAAGGCTCTCCGGCCTCCGCTTTGTTCTTGTCCAAAAGCGCTTTTAGCTAAATCCCATCGTATACGGATGGTATACACGAAAAGGGATATTTAAGTGGCTTCGGTACATTCTCAACTTGTGAAAACATAGGTTTGAAGTTGTTAATCATATCGTTGTTGGCTAGAATCAACTTCAGTCGGCCAATTTGAATCACATCGATGGCAAACTGCCATTTCTAGTGTGATTACCCTGTTTACTCTGCACTGGACTCCGGTCTACTGCCTAATGGCCGATCTGCCGCttaacaattttggtttcaacCCCACAGAAAGGCAAAGAACCAAGACtatcaatcacttaacaacaACTTCCCTTATAAGTTTCCCAAAAGTTTTCACAATCTTATGTACAAAATTAAACATTTCAAAGtgaactttgttttgttttttgtttttgtcagtTTGTTGGTGCGTTAAATTTGGCCAGACATGGCTTTCGTTGTCTTTGGATCAATGTTATGAATATCGTTGCGTCAGCTAGTATAGGATGGCATTGCGAAAATAGAAGCAATAAATATAGGGCCAAGAAGGCCCTTTTGAATATTAGCCAATTTGGGGCCCCGCATTGTCCAAATCAGCAGATACGGCCTCGTATTTGGCTTATGCAAAAATGGGATAATAtacaaaaatcttttttttttttaaacttttaatataAGAATAATTTAAACTTGCCGATATAGGCCAAAATGCAAGGGCTTTTATTGGCTGATAGAATACATGAAAACATCCATCTCTGAAACTGATAATTTGGATTACCCAGAGCCCAACAGTTTGCTTGATTCCTTAATATATAGTAAGGAGATCCCGCAAGTATCGCGATTTGATAGAGCATTTGCTTATCTAATTAGTTTCTAGAGGTATAAAAGCCTGTTAGGAATCCGCAAACGACAAATCGAGTAGCCTATCACTTCAAAGATCTCATCCTGGTTTGTCTCATTTTGCCGCATTAAAGACAATTAGATCTTGCTTGCTTTTCAACGGAATTTCCTCCATAATTGTGCTTTCATTTTGTCTTAAGAACAtttaaaaagaaagtgaaaTGTGTCGATATTAATTGACGACATTTTGCagctccttttcctttttctgttttcttcttaaCCAAACATTTTGCCACTGAGGTGACTTTTATCCAGACAAAAGTTGCCCAATAAATTCAACCAACAATACATGTTCGCACTGATCACCAACCCATCTACATCTCAATCGAGAAGATACCCAAATTTTCAAGCTGAGGATTGCAGGAGATAGAGTTGAAGTGCAACACAAACCAGCCATGGAAACTGAGAGCAAGAACTGCACCTAAACAGGTTTTCTAGAAACAGAAACCTTTTTGGGCAGCCTTAACCTCAACAATCATTAGCTAAGCTGCAATCAGAAATGTAGAGTTCACATGAAAATCTTCCAAACTCTTCCTGGCTTTCCCACTTTTGCAGAAAGAGTTTATGCAGATCATTTGTCTCACATGACAGATAAAGAAGAAATCACAACAAAATCCGACTCTttgaaaataaggaaaacaaTATACTGAACTTGTTTATCATTGCCATATATTTCAATTTCAAAGAATAGGCTTCACTATTCTTCTGTAACAGCAGCTCATGTTAGtcaaggaaggaagaaagacaAAGATGTTTCAATTGCAGAATCCAACTCTGCAGCATTCTAaacaaagtaaagaaaaagaggaactTTCAGAAGTTCAAAATTGGTATTCATTTGCAGCGGACAACATCATAAAGATCATCAGCGCCATTCCCTTTCTAGCAAAAGAACCAAAAggagaagacaaaaaagaagaaaaatatttcctttttaCAGATTAACAACAAGGATAGATATTTTCTGACCATGGAATGCCATCTGAGATCAGATCAATCAAGTCTTCTACATCGCCATGCGGAGACCGTATACAAGGCTCGGTCCTGCCAACAGATTGTCAAGCACCCGCCTTCCTCCTTAATCTTGCACCCTTCACAGGTGCAGCTTTGCAGCAACCTCCTCGCCTGCAACACTCCATAGTAGCTCAGCCCCACCCTTCCGAAGCCGGCGGACTCGAGCCTGGGGATCCATTTCTGAAGCTTCTCATGCCTCTCCTTCCTCTCCGCGCCTTCGCAGGTGATGATGTTCTTGATCTCCTCTCCCAGCAGCTTCTTCTCGATCTTCATCCGATCCATAGATGCCCTCGGCATGCTCGAGTCCAGGCAATCGAACAAGGATGCATAAAAATGAAGGGCTTCGAGCAGCCTGTCCATCAACGACGGGCCGTTGTGGTTGGACTCTTGCTCGGCGACCACCATGATCTTGGGAGACAGTCCCCACAGAGAATTCAGAAAGCTCTCCATTCTTGATGAGCCCATGACAGGCGAAGATGGCGACGACGCCGAATCGGAGCAAAATTCCTTCGGCTCCACCAACCCACGGTGGTTCAACTGCATCATTTTCTGATAATTAGCAATTTtggcggcggcagcggcagcTGCCGGACGCCTCGAGCTATCGTCCTCACTGGCGAGCAGGGTATGCAATTGGAAGACAGAGCAAATGGCCACGGCCTCCCCTGTTTTAACCCTCAAGCAATCGGGGTCCAGGCGATCGAGCTCGCAGACCACTGGGTTGAACTGAAAGGGGACGTCCAACTTCTCGGCCTCCTCCGTCAACCTTACCGCCGTCTGATCGAGCACCTCTTTCTGATTATGAATGCCCGTCACCCTCAGGTGGGGAGGACCTTCCGGCCGGGCGCTGAGTGCTTGCAGAAGGGCGATCCATTGCAGTGGTTCGGCGCAGTGAAGGTCAACGATGTGGATCACCTTCTCTCCTTCCATGGCCTCCAGAATTGCCTGGTTGGCGACGACGAAGACGAGCTTGAGGAAAGGGCAAAGGTCGAAAAAGAGGCGTCTGACAAAGATAGTCTCCGAAACCGGCGAGAACTTGGTGGAGTTGAGAGCCCTATAGATGCCCGGCCAGGACCGGAGGATGCGGCCAGCTAGGGCCTCGGTGAAATACGAGGCCATCCGCTGCATGGGGTCGCCGTCCGGGGAGGCGAGGAGGGAGATCTGCTCAAGGCAGAGGTTGGCATGATCTAGGTTGCCTGCAGAGACAAAGTTGGCACAGGAGAGGAGGAGCTTGATCAGATAGAGGCCGCGCTCCTCGGACTTCAGCTCGCGAAGCCACGCGTAGGGGGAGCTCAGGCCGGGGGATATGGACATTAGGGAGAAGAATTGCAGAGGGGAGGAGGGAACGGAGGAGGATCCGTCGTCCTGAACCATCCCGGCCATGCAATAAGGACGCCCTTCTGGCTATGGGGATAAGGTGCAGAAGGAGACTACGACAAGAATCGGAAGGAgttgcaaaagaagaagaagaagaacaagagaaataaagagaaacaCGGGAAAACCacaactttttccttctttgcttGCTAGAGATAGAGATATCTTGAAGAAGCAGAGATCATGACGAGAGAAACTTCACAGACgtgaagaagatgaacattGCTAGATGGGCTTTACGTATCTTTCGATTTGGAAGGAAGCTGACGGAGAGAACAAAAAGGaaccttccttttttccttcttccttcttcgaCTGCTCTCTTATTTTCCAAAAGTTATAGTTGCGGCTGACACCAACGCAAATGGACATTCACGTAAGAAAATAGCAAGCTCAGAAGGTTGGTACCCGAAAGACTTCTTGGTGCCTCGACGACGAGAAAAAACAGGAGGAGAATGGTCGTCCCCACCCTTCCGAAATCCTGCAGGGGGCTCTCTTGCTAGCCTTCGGTGAAGGTCGCTCTGATTTCTGCAGAAATTTCACGCGTTCAAAGACCGATGAGCCGATGTAGTGTTGCAAAatgggtttttcttttccttctctttggcCAAGTCCAATAGAAGATattgctctctccctctctctccctccccgcAACTTACCTCCACCTCTCTCTGCGCTCttgcagagagaaagaggaagccTTAAATTTCAAGAATAGATGGGATTGCTGCTGTTGATAACATAAAAATCTCTTTTTACGTTCTTTTACAGGAGAAGGTCGGCCTGAGAGATCGAGTCAGGATGAAGTTGAAGGAGGTGATGCGGGGAAAGTAAATGAGGGCAAATACTTCAAAAAAAGTGGGCTCCCTGCTTCCTCCTGCTGCCATTCAGGACAGAAGGGTAATTCAAGTATGGGCAAACGACAAGGAAGATGGTTTTGTCCTCATCGATTTGGTGTGGTTTGAGAAGCAGAGGAATATGGAATTTATGAGAGGGAGTGCCCCCATCTTTGATTTTGTCCTCACCCAGGACAGTCTGGGAATAAAAGCCTGGCTTTTCCTATTCCCCATCTGCACTCTCTTCCAAACATGCcctaacaaaacaaaaaacaacacccttgttttgttttctttacagTGCCCATGGGGATTGCAAAGCAAACTTTTTGAGTGCTTCCAAACCACCTCCTTCTTGTCCTCTTCTCCGTTCATCCCTAGCAAGGACAAAGAGACAAAGAGCTGGGTTTGAAAACCCTAGCTccccaaaatattaaaaaaagacatATTCCCACCATCCCCCTACCCCCAGTTACAGACCTTTTTTGATCCATTTGAACTGGTTATTTCTTCCCTGTTAGCAACACCTCCGTGTTTCCTGCACTCACTTTTACCTAATCCTGCACCAACACAACTTGGTGGTCATTGCACCAAGCCCTCTTCCCTTTTATACCGTCAGTGAATGTGTGAGTCAACCGTGTCTGGGTATCTCAGATTTGTGATCTTGTCAAAACAAATGATCACAATATCAACAGAAACTTTCAGATCTTTGTGAGATATGAAGGTCCATACctgagaagaagagggaggaggagctcCAACAAGGTACACAAGCTCTGTAATAATCATACAATACACAGTGGTGCATGTATTGGCTGAAAAGGAATATTGATAAAGAGCAGGGGACCAATGCCTTCCTCAGTGAGCCTGTCAAATGGGTTTCTgttttctaatttctttttgGGGTTCAGGCTTATGTCCCACAGAATATTTACAAAGTTCCAAGTCTTTCCATTGGCTTCAATGGTGAGCCAAGACAATTTAAGCATATCAGAGTCAGACctggacaaaagaaaaaaaaaaatacagttgCTGGGAAAAGAATAAGGGGAGTGAAAAGAAGAAGGGGTTTTACTGAGCCCACTTGAGACACAAAAAGACTGAATAACTATAAGACTGCATGATCTCAAGCTTATTTAAGAGGCCTAGTTTGTACCTTTGCATAGCTTCATGCATGAAAAAGAAAGCTCATGTTGGCTTTTATTGTTTGAGGCTGATGAGGATGAGGGTATTGGGGAGTTGCCAATTTACAAGGGCCACCGAGAGAACTTCCAAAAGCTTTCATAAAGTGGGTCGTCGGTAGCGTGTGTCATCGTCGGAGGCATCGTTTCAAACAGAGAAGGTGGGACTTCTTCGAGGTGAAAAATGGAATTTAGGGTTGTCCTCATCCTCCACAGCTGGTCAAAAGGTGGTTGCAGTTGCAGACTCTCTTAAAAGAGAAGGCCTCCTCAGAGAAACACAcagaaacaaacaaacaaacagaaagaaaatgattagACCGATTCTCctgtgaaaaaaaattctccTCACAGTGCAATTTGCAAGAGGGTAGATCCGCGCCATCGGTGTCTGAGATGCTGCTGCAAAATTGTCTGATTGGCATTGCTTTAAATCCATTATTTGGCATAAATAGTTGATGGGGACACGGATGGACTTCATTTTGTTGGGTTAGTTCGacaaatttttttgtatttttttgctGCATATTAGCACGACATGATACATCATGCCCATTGAAATCTAGGCAGTTCTGATTATTCATTTCAACGAGTAATATAACTTGGACAGAGCCATCAGATACAGTAAAAACTTGGACCATCCTTTGGCATAGCCATCTGATCCTGTTTAGAATTTGTGTGTGTTTAAGCATTCGATGGACCTATGGAGCGGGTGAATATCAggaagatttgatgttgtttgGATTGCAACTAAGTCTCACAAATGGTAAGTGCAGTTTCGTCGGGTTGGAAACAGaaaaatgtatgtatatttaCCATTCCCTTTTACAGTAGAATTTCTTGTATCTTTTCACTGTGTTCTTTTAGAGTAATATTTGTATATCTTTGGCGAAAGCTTTCTCATTACTTCGGCTTTACGGCAAGGATGGCACCATGCCAACATCAAGTTTTTGGCGTTTTTCAACTTCAAGGCATCAAGCAGACCCACCTAACCAAGTGGGTGGAGCCCTCGCGGATATCTTATAATAAAGCTTGCTTTACATATGCACCTGGTTTTCCATAGCTCCATGATAACTAtggtcattttttttgtcatggtAATGTCAATTCATGACCTCATGAAATTTGTTCCCTTTAAGCAAACCAGTTCCTCCAAGGAAACGATTCCTTATTCTCAACATCTTTCGGTCGCGAAATTAACGATGAGTTAGACAAGTCAAGATCGAAGAACAGAATGGCAGTAGAAGGGATGGAGAGAAGATCAATGGTGGCCgttccttttattttcatggTTTCTAATTCTCCCTTTAATTACGTGACCAGAAACTGAGcttaagaaaattgaaatttcatagCTTTGTCGTATTCATAAATGTGAACAAGCAGCCGgttgctttatatttttctttcttggcttCTCTTCGGAAGAAACAATCTTGGCGTAGTTCTTAAGTGGACCATTTTGTCTTGATGTTGGCAACATTCAATCGACCAAAGACTTCGAAGAAGATACCAACTTGCGCCAACGACTCAATTTCCTCGATAAAATAAAGACTGTCGACATtaactttattttattatgatgaGAAATCCTTCAAGGATAAGACCACTTAATGAACTCCCCATGGCAGCACTCATGAGCACAGGCACCGTCCTTGTCCAAGACAGGACCACGTAAAAGTTTTGGCCACAGACTTGCTAGACTTAAACTGGAGATAAGGTCTTCATTTTACTCCAAAGGGTTTAGCCCGTTGGTTCTGGCAAATGTCTAGTGGACAACTGGTTATAGTTGGTTTAATGGCTGGTAGACGACTGGTTGCTAGTTGGTTTAAGTGGCATAGACCTCACCCTCTTGCGCAAGCCAAAACGACCTAAAACAGCCCTGAACCTTAAAGACAGACGACAAAGGGGTCTTCGCTCCGCGTCGACCTTCTTCAGAATGCCCCCGACCTACGGTTTTCATTTTAACATCCTTCTTGACCTGGTTTGCTTGGCCTGGTGGCTTTTTGTCCCCTCAAACCCCAAGTTCTTCCTGCCTTAACTACTAGTCTTTCTCCCCAAGATAGGCTGTTACTCTGTCTTCAAGATTTTTGGTGTTTGCTGAGTCCCATTTTCAATGTTATTATCAGTTAAAGTgaagaaaagttttaaaagtcTTCGTTACTCATTGTCCCATACGTTAATGTCTCTACCTAACCATGCATGTGGAGCTCTTGCAAACTATCTTCCTCTGTTTCACGGTTTGCCCACCGATCTTGgcgactatatatatatatatatatgtatatatatatatattaaaaaactgcTTTCCACCTCAAACCCTTAAAGTCATAGCCTTGTGTATTTAAGGTTCTGGTTTGCTTCAAGGTCTGTGGATACTTAAACCTTACGACTTGAAAGGATACACATAAAAAGATCCAGACCTTGTGGGCAAAAGAAGAGGGGTTAACACATGACAAGCAAGCACTTCCCATGTACAAATCCCCACATATTGCAGAGAATTCATTGGTTCTCTTGTTCATAAATAGTAACAAgaatcataataataatatgtcGTTTATGCCTGCAGATGTAAATGAATTGTTTCCCACATTTTTGAATAGCCAATGCCTAATGTATTACACGTGATCTTATTGTTTAATAAGTATGTGCATCAGCCATGGCACGAGACGACAGGCCAACGTGCTTTTGACATCATGTACTGCTGGTATAATACTTCTAAATGCTCTAGTaacatttaaaaagttttttttttcgaaatatTAGTCTAAAATATAGTTATTTACTGACATAATTTGCATTTTTATGGGCCCCAGTTTCAGTAATACAACTTGGGATCCTATTCAACTTCAGGGTGTCcagatccagatttggattggacAGCCCTTGTGTTGCTGATTTTTTCTACAGTAGTGCTGCCGAATAAAAGACTTGTCCTTTCCTCGCAGCCGCAACTAAAGCATTTACTGGTTTGTCAAGGCACGTTACGTCTCAACATAGAAATTAatgcaccaaaaaaaagaaaaaatacaacaCGCATTAGCAGATGCTGCATGTGTCACAATAATGCCTTTCTGGAGCTGTAGTTGGGAATA
Coding sequences:
- the LOC116267987 gene encoding scarecrow-like protein 3, whose amino-acid sequence is MAGMVQDDGSSSVPSSPLQFFSLMSISPGLSSPYAWLRELKSEERGLYLIKLLLSCANFVSAGNLDHANLCLEQISLLASPDGDPMQRMASYFTEALAGRILRSWPGIYRALNSTKFSPVSETIFVRRLFFDLCPFLKLVFVVANQAILEAMEGEKVIHIVDLHCAEPLQWIALLQALSARPEGPPHLRVTGIHNQKEVLDQTAVRLTEEAEKLDVPFQFNPVVCELDRLDPDCLRVKTGEAVAICSVFQLHTLLASEDDSSRRPAAAAAAAKIANYQKMMQLNHRGLVEPKEFCSDSASSPSSPVMGSSRMESFLNSLWGLSPKIMVVAEQESNHNGPSLMDRLLEALHFYASLFDCLDSSMPRASMDRMKIEKKLLGEEIKNIITCEGAERKERHEKLQKWIPRLESAGFGRVGLSYYGVLQARRLLQSCTCEGCKIKEEGGCLTICWQDRALYTVSAWRCRRLD